In the Candidatus Electrothrix rattekaaiensis genome, one interval contains:
- the ilvN gene encoding acetolactate synthase small subunit: MKHTLSVLLQNKPGALSRVTGLFSGRGFNIESLCVAETLDPKVSSLTLVTRGSDAIIEQITKQLHKLIDVIKVSDISEGEYVEREMVLIRVKAESHTRAEVLRVIDIFRGKVVDVSPTSYAVEITGPESKIKAVIDLFRPIGIKEVVRTGTIAMARAPKK; encoded by the coding sequence ATGAAACATACTCTTTCCGTTTTACTCCAGAATAAACCCGGTGCGCTTTCCCGAGTTACAGGCCTTTTCAGCGGTCGGGGTTTTAATATTGAGAGCCTTTGCGTGGCAGAAACCCTTGATCCCAAGGTCTCCAGCCTGACTTTGGTGACCCGGGGCAGTGACGCCATTATTGAGCAGATCACCAAACAGCTTCATAAGTTGATTGACGTTATCAAGGTATCAGACATCAGCGAAGGAGAATATGTTGAACGCGAAATGGTTCTTATCAGGGTAAAGGCCGAGTCGCATACTCGTGCCGAAGTACTTCGCGTGATTGATATTTTTCGCGGCAAGGTCGTGGATGTCAGCCCAACTTCCTATGCAGTTGAGATTACAGGGCCTGAATCTAAGATCAAGGCCGTGATTGACCTGTTTCGTCCCATCGGCATTAAAGAGGTTGTTCGGACCGGTACCATTGCTATGGCTCGTGCTCCAAAGAAATAG
- a CDS encoding phosphatidylserine decarboxylase family protein: MKKPEIPIAREGLPFILFSAFVTLICAVFGYTVVTFFGLVATFFVTWFFRDPSRILPADKNAIICPADGKVIAVKEMFDERFLQQEVIRVSIFMNVFNVHVNRVPFAGTVERILFKPGKFYSADKHQAALHNEHCAMIVTTESQQRYAAVQIAGLIARRIVCWTEPGDRIAGGQRYGLIRFGSRVDLYLPKRTEVTVRVGGKVRAGETVLGRMSSDIGTDNRQQG, from the coding sequence ATGAAAAAACCTGAAATCCCCATTGCCCGGGAAGGGCTTCCGTTTATCCTGTTCTCTGCCTTTGTCACCCTGATTTGTGCTGTTTTCGGCTACACCGTTGTAACTTTTTTCGGTCTCGTGGCAACATTTTTTGTGACTTGGTTCTTCCGTGATCCCTCTCGCATCCTCCCTGCTGATAAAAATGCCATTATATGTCCGGCAGACGGCAAGGTCATTGCCGTGAAGGAAATGTTTGATGAGCGTTTTCTTCAGCAGGAGGTTATCAGGGTTTCAATTTTCATGAATGTCTTTAATGTGCATGTTAATCGGGTGCCTTTTGCCGGGACTGTTGAGCGTATTCTGTTTAAACCGGGAAAATTTTATTCCGCTGATAAACATCAGGCAGCCCTGCATAACGAACATTGTGCCATGATCGTCACGACTGAATCTCAGCAACGATATGCTGCTGTACAGATTGCCGGACTCATTGCCCGCCGCATTGTCTGCTGGACCGAGCCCGGCGACCGCATTGCAGGCGGGCAGCGATATGGCTTGATCCGTTTCGGCTCTCGGGTTGATCTCTATCTGCCCAAAAGAACAGAGGTGACTGTCCGTGTCGGGGGAAAGGTCCGGGCCGGTGAGACTGTGCTGGGGCGGATGTCATCGGATATCGGCACGGATAATCGGCAGCAGGGGTGA